Within Candidatus Neomarinimicrobiota bacterium, the genomic segment TTCTAGCCAGTTTGCTTATTGCCAATGTTATTCTATTGATTCTGGGCTTTTTTGGGGCTCGCCTCTGGATCAAGGTTACGACCATTCCAAAAACAGTTTTATTTCCGCTGATCTTTGCCGTATCTATTATTGGTAGTTTCGCTGTTCGTAACTCCTTTTTTGATGTGGCGGCCTGTCTGGTTTTCGGTGTCTTCGGGTGGTTGTTGCGTCGCTACAATTATCCAGTAGCCCCCATTATCCTGGGTATGGTCCTGGGAAATATTGCTGAAACAAACTTTATCAGAGCCATCATGATGGGTGGTTGGACCGTCTTTTTTACTCGTCCCATGAGTTTGGGAATGCTAGTTGTAGCCGCCGCCAGCTTTGCTGTTCCACTCATCCAGGCTAGAAAGCAGAAGTGATTACGCTGACTAAAGTTGAGTCCATGGCTGCTTTTCTATTCGTCACACTGAGCGGAGCCGAAGTGCAGAGAAGAATTATATCAGGGGGACAGAGTGTCATACTTTGAGAGCCCTGGCAAAACACCCTTAGATGCACCCCTGGGTCTGTTGAATGGTCTGAAGACAAGTATTATGAGATTGACAACACAATTTAATAGGACCCAATAGATGATTTTTAAGAAAATAAAAATAACGAATCATCTATCAGTTAAAGTAATCGCTTTTTTAGGCTTACTCCTCATGGGAGTCACTGCAGTATTTGCAGGTGGATCAGCTGATGCAACTGCTGCACATGAGATCTCCTGGGGCGTATTGACCATGACCTTGTTTGGTGGATTGGCTTTCTTTCTCTATGGCATGGAGAAAATGAGCTCAGGAATGAAAAAAGCAGCTGGCGACAGCATGCGGTCCATCCTATCAGCCTTGACCAACAATCGGTATATGGGTCTACTGGTGGGTGCTTTTGTGACCATGGTCATCCAGAGCAGCAGTGCCACAACGGTTATGTTGGTGAGTTTTGTACAAGCAGGACTCATGACCTTTGTCCAGAGCCTGGGTGTAATACTCGGTGCTGACATTGGAACCACAATCACCGCTCAATTGGTGGCATTCAAACTGACAGATTATGCCCTGCTCATGATCGCCGTCGGTTTTGGATTGATGATGTTTGGTCGCAATGATAATCAAAAGAATATTGGTGAATCGATCCTGGGTTTTGGGATTCTGTTTTATGGTATGAAATTGATGTCTGAAGCCATGAAACCTCTGCGAACCTTTGAACCATTTATCACCATGTTATCCCATCTTGAAAATCCACTATTGGGGCTCTTGGTTGGAACCATATTTACAGCGCTCATTCAGAGCAGCAGCGCCTTTACAGGCATCATCATTGTCCTTGCACAACAAGGATTACTTAGTTTGGATGCGGGTATTCCTTTAATTATGGGTGCCAATATCGGAACTTGTGTAACTGCTGGCTTGGCCAGTATT encodes:
- a CDS encoding Na/Pi cotransporter family protein; amino-acid sequence: MIFKKIKITNHLSVKVIAFLGLLLMGVTAVFAGGSADATAAHEISWGVLTMTLFGGLAFFLYGMEKMSSGMKKAAGDSMRSILSALTNNRYMGLLVGAFVTMVIQSSSATTVMLVSFVQAGLMTFVQSLGVILGADIGTTITAQLVAFKLTDYALLMIAVGFGLMMFGRNDNQKNIGESILGFGILFYGMKLMSEAMKPLRTFEPFITMLSHLENPLLGLLVGTIFTALIQSSSAFTGIIIVLAQQGLLSLDAGIPLIMGANIGTCVTAGLASIGASREAKRVAVAHVLFKLTGVLLFIFWIPWLADIIRSISPTSDAVGIAKLGSEVPRQIANAHTIFNVGLALAFIPFTSFFSKIIMKIYPDVEDEKDLTIATWHLDDSAIETPALALDLARAEINRMAKI